Proteins encoded by one window of Brevibacterium atlanticum:
- a CDS encoding pyridoxal-phosphate dependent enzyme, translated as MTTTATAWTANDRNRSWSSPDQDDAALNFHRTLTGYEPTALIELPELARELGVAAVFAKDESTRLGMPAFKALGASWAVHRALEEAQADTDAEVVTATDGNHGRAVARFAREAGRSARIFVPAGDIHPSAVAAIRGEAAEVVELDANYDATVAAADEYAAANNAVLVQDTAWDGYEEVPGWIVDGYSTLFREIDTQLKEAGHHAPDLITVPTGVGSLLQAALAHYRRESAGDDASGAGEAGAVDTAVGTAVDTAVVSVETEAAACMGPSLEACHPVTVETGKTIMSGLNCGTPSSLAWPLVRDGLDAAVTVSDAAAIDAAHRLAGLGVAAGPCGAASLAGVREALTGAEAEVRRRHLGVGSGSVIVLTVTEGSAANPVPEA; from the coding sequence ATGACCACGACCGCCACCGCCTGGACCGCCAATGACCGAAACCGCTCTTGGTCGAGCCCCGACCAAGACGATGCGGCCCTGAACTTCCACCGCACGCTGACCGGCTACGAGCCCACCGCGCTCATCGAACTGCCGGAGCTCGCCCGCGAACTCGGGGTCGCCGCGGTCTTCGCCAAGGACGAGTCGACCAGGCTGGGCATGCCCGCGTTCAAGGCCCTCGGTGCCTCGTGGGCCGTTCACCGTGCCCTTGAGGAGGCGCAGGCGGACACCGACGCCGAGGTGGTCACCGCCACCGATGGCAACCATGGTCGCGCCGTGGCCAGGTTCGCCCGGGAGGCGGGACGTTCGGCCCGTATCTTCGTGCCGGCCGGCGACATCCACCCGAGCGCGGTCGCTGCGATCCGTGGTGAAGCTGCCGAAGTCGTCGAACTCGACGCGAACTACGATGCGACCGTTGCGGCTGCCGACGAGTATGCGGCCGCCAACAATGCCGTGCTCGTCCAGGACACCGCATGGGACGGCTACGAAGAGGTTCCCGGATGGATCGTCGACGGCTACTCGACTTTGTTCCGTGAGATCGATACACAGCTGAAAGAGGCCGGCCATCATGCCCCGGACCTCATCACCGTGCCGACCGGAGTCGGGTCTCTGCTCCAGGCCGCGCTCGCTCACTACCGGAGGGAGAGCGCCGGCGACGACGCTTCCGGAGCGGGAGAGGCCGGTGCCGTGGACACGGCGGTCGGGACTGCCGTGGACACGGCGGTCGTGTCCGTCGAAACGGAAGCGGCGGCGTGCATGGGGCCGAGCCTCGAGGCGTGCCACCCAGTGACCGTGGAGACCGGGAAGACGATCATGTCCGGCCTCAACTGCGGAACCCCCTCGTCGCTGGCGTGGCCTTTGGTCCGCGACGGCCTCGACGCCGCGGTGACGGTCAGCGATGCCGCAGCGATCGATGCCGCACACCGGCTCGCCGGTCTCGGGGTGGCCGCGGGACCCTGCGGGGCCGCCTCGTTGGCGGGGGTCCGGGAAGCACTCACCGGAGCGGAGGCGGAAGTCCGGCGTCGGCACTTGGGAGTGGGCTCAGGCAGCGTCATCGTCCTCACCGTCACCGAGGGCTCCGCAGCGAACCCGGTACCCGAAGCCTGA
- a CDS encoding RidA family protein — translation MKRTAVNPVTWSQEMGFNQGEVVSGEAQTLYISGQTAMNKDGRPEHEGDIAAQLGLAVANLEAVLADANMSLANLVRLNVYTTDVDALFPHYGVLAGKLGTAGVAPTTTMLGVSRLAIPGQMVELEGTAVA, via the coding sequence ATGAAACGAACAGCAGTGAACCCGGTGACATGGTCGCAGGAGATGGGGTTCAACCAGGGAGAAGTCGTCTCGGGTGAGGCACAGACCCTGTACATCTCGGGGCAGACGGCTATGAACAAGGACGGTCGACCCGAGCACGAAGGAGACATCGCGGCCCAACTCGGGCTGGCCGTGGCAAACCTCGAGGCTGTGCTCGCCGATGCGAACATGTCGCTCGCGAATCTAGTTCGCCTCAACGTCTACACCACCGACGTGGACGCGTTGTTCCCCCACTACGGTGTGCTCGCAGGGAAGCTCGGAACGGCGGGAGTTGCTCCTACGACCACGATGCTCGGCGTCTCCCGCCTGGCGATCCCCGGCCAGATGGTCGAGCTCGAAGGAACCGCTGTCGCATAA
- a CDS encoding helix-turn-helix transcriptional regulator, whose translation MRADRLVSLVLLLRQRGRMTADELAGELEVSTRTVLRDIDALSTAGVPVYADRGRHGGYSLLPGFRTELTGLNHDEALALFTAGTDRGEKVFGLSAPLASAMRKIVDALPEGHRMGLNNAAQRFLVEPETDLLSRRGATENLAEGVMAEVRSAVLTGRRLRFDYASPHEEPSRRTVDPIGLVTVRGNTYLLATKSGDDRNYRLSRMFSAEALAEPAQRSAQVDLDRIWADRTAQFLSENHIPVVIRIRRSRREELLENARAVRTEEPEQEDWVRIEVTFDDLRHAVWTVWQLDTDADVLSPVSVRDAIFARAEALANRYRP comes from the coding sequence ATGAGAGCAGACCGTCTGGTCTCGCTGGTGCTGCTGTTACGTCAGCGAGGCCGAATGACTGCGGACGAGCTGGCCGGTGAGCTCGAAGTTTCCACGCGCACTGTGCTGCGCGACATCGACGCGCTCTCAACCGCAGGCGTTCCTGTTTACGCCGATCGTGGTCGACACGGCGGCTACTCACTCCTTCCCGGCTTTCGCACCGAACTGACCGGGCTCAACCACGACGAAGCACTCGCACTCTTCACCGCCGGGACCGACCGCGGCGAGAAGGTCTTCGGCCTCAGTGCACCGCTGGCTTCAGCGATGCGCAAGATTGTCGACGCACTGCCCGAAGGACACCGGATGGGCCTCAACAATGCGGCCCAACGGTTCCTCGTCGAGCCGGAGACCGATCTGCTGTCTCGCCGAGGCGCCACGGAGAACCTGGCCGAGGGGGTCATGGCCGAGGTCCGCAGTGCGGTGCTCACCGGTCGTCGGTTGCGATTCGACTATGCATCACCCCATGAGGAACCGAGTCGACGCACCGTCGACCCGATCGGACTGGTCACCGTCCGTGGGAACACCTACCTGCTCGCGACGAAGTCCGGAGACGACCGAAACTACCGTCTGTCCCGGATGTTCAGCGCCGAAGCACTCGCCGAACCGGCGCAGCGTTCCGCGCAGGTCGATCTCGATCGGATCTGGGCCGACCGAACTGCTCAGTTCTTATCGGAGAACCACATTCCGGTTGTCATTCGCATCAGGAGATCCCGACGCGAGGAACTGCTTGAGAATGCGCGGGCCGTCCGAACCGAGGAACCAGAGCAGGAGGATTGGGTCCGCATCGAAGTGACTTTCGACGATCTACGCCACGCAGTGTGGACAGTGTGGCAGTTGGATACGGATGCTGACGTCCTCTCGCCGGTATCTGTCCGGGATGCAATCTTTGCGCGAGCCGAGGCACTGGCGAACCGTTACCGACCCTGA